Proteins encoded together in one Brassica napus cultivar Da-Ae unplaced genomic scaffold, Da-Ae ScsIHWf_1153;HRSCAF=1639, whole genome shotgun sequence window:
- the LOC106396485 gene encoding UDP-galactose/UDP-glucose transporter 1 produces MEANGSGFRRILLLALCISGIWSAYIYQGVLQETLSTKRFGPDEKRFEHLAFLNLAQSVVCLVWSFIMIKLWSNTGNGGAPWWTYWSAGITNTIGPAMGIEALKYISYPAQVLAKSSKMIPVMLMGTLVYGIRYTFPEYICTFLVAGGVAVFALLKTSSKTISKLAHPNAPLGYALCFLNLAFDGFTNATQDSIASRYPKTEAWDIMLGMNLWGTIYNLVYMFGLPQGMGFEAYKFCKQHPEAAWDILKYCLCGAVGQNFIFMTISNFGSLANTTITTTRKFVSIVVSSVMSGNPLSLKQWGCVSMVFGGLSYQIFLKWSKSKRVEKKKQKS; encoded by the exons ATGGAGGCGAACGGATCTGGATTCCGGCGAATTCTGCTGCTGGCGCTGTGCATCTCCGGAATCTGGTCCGCCTACATCTACCAAGGCGTTCTTCAGGAAACTCT GTCCACGAAGAGATTTGGTCCAGATGAGAAGAGGTTCGAGCACCTTGCATTCTTGAACTTGGCGCAAAGTGTAGTCTGCTTGGTCTGGTCTTTTATTA TGATTAAGCTTTGGTCAAACACTGGTAACGGTGGTGCACCATGGTGGACGTATTGGAGTGCCGGCATTACTAATACCATTGGTCCTGCCATGGGgattgaagctttgaagtaCATCAGTTATCCAGCTCAG GTCTTAGCAAAATCTTCAAAAATGATTCCAG TTATGCTGATGGGAACTTTGGTTTATGGAATAAGATACACTTTCCCTGAATACATTTGCACCTTTCTTGTCGCGGGAGGAGTAGCTGTGTTTGCTCTTCTTAAG aCAAGCTCTAAGACAATCAGCAAGCTAGCTCATCCAAATGCACCCTTAGGCTACGCACTTTGCTTCTTAAACCTCGCCTTTGACGGATTCACAAACGCCACCCAAGACTCCATTGCCTCAAGGTACCCGAAAACAGAAGCTTGGGACATAATGCTGGGGATGAATCTATGGGGCACAATATACAACTTGGTCTACATGTTTGGATTACCACAAGGGATGGGATTCGAAGCATATAAGTTCTGTAAGCAACACCCGGAAGCGGCATGGGACATTCTGAAATACTGTCTATGCGGTGCGGTGGGACAAAACTTCATATTTATGACGATAAGTAACTTCGGGTCACTAGCTAACACGACCATAACGACGACAAGGAAGTTTGTTAGCATCGTTGTGTCGTCGGTGATGAGCGGGAATCCATTGTCGTTGAAGCAATGGGGATGTGTTTCGATGGTGTTTGGTGGTTTGTCTTATCAGATTTTCCTTAAGTGGAGCAAGTCGAAAagagtggagaagaagaagcaaaagagtTGA